In the Deltaproteobacteria bacterium genome, one interval contains:
- a CDS encoding ORF6N domain-containing protein, translating into MDFDLTVIPAGRIEQSILQIRGLRVMVDADLAMLYGVTTKVLNQAVKRNKDRFPGDFMFQLTPEEKLKVVTNCDHLSRLRFSPVLPYAFTDVMA; encoded by the coding sequence ATGGATTTTGATTTGACCGTCATTCCTGCCGGGAGAATTGAGCAGTCCATTTTGCAGATTCGCGGACTTCGCGTCATGGTTGATGCCGATTTGGCCATGCTTTATGGAGTGACAACAAAGGTCCTCAATCAGGCAGTAAAACGCAACAAGGACCGTTTCCCGGGAGATTTCATGTTTCAACTGACTCCAGAAGAAAAACTCAAGGTGGTCACAAATTGTGACCACCTTTCTCGACTTCGCTTTTCACCGGTCCTCCCTTATGCCTTTACCGATGTTATGGCTTAA